The Opitutaceae bacterium genome has a window encoding:
- a CDS encoding helix-turn-helix domain-containing protein codes for MVSKLPEPIADPPLEPVSTLYGDRFEQGPEYRTVREKGRSDWLMLLTVGGVGRVASALDIRQARPGALTVFPPGAPQDYATDPESGRWVFLWVHFNPQPHWLPWLEGMVRPRRMDQWVLSGGLLDSVVSAWEEAILHVRRPHPTAPLWSRWAFERVLLLLHDSQLAASEDGLLPVPLARAVHWGGRYIDRPFRLADWAKAAGISESRLSHLAKEHLSESLQRYAEKMKLQHAAQLLRLTQLRVQEIATAVGYEDPFYFSTRFRRHYGISPRRYRS; via the coding sequence ATGGTCTCGAAGCTGCCTGAACCGATCGCCGATCCGCCCTTGGAACCGGTTTCGACCCTTTATGGAGACCGGTTTGAGCAGGGTCCCGAGTACCGGACGGTCCGGGAAAAGGGTCGGAGCGATTGGCTGATGCTGCTGACCGTGGGAGGGGTTGGACGGGTCGCGTCAGCCTTGGATATCCGGCAGGCCCGACCGGGTGCATTGACGGTTTTTCCACCGGGAGCTCCCCAGGACTATGCCACGGATCCGGAAAGCGGAAGATGGGTCTTCCTCTGGGTTCACTTCAATCCGCAGCCTCATTGGCTGCCCTGGCTGGAAGGGATGGTCCGTCCCCGTCGGATGGATCAGTGGGTGCTATCCGGCGGGCTTCTCGATTCGGTGGTGAGCGCCTGGGAGGAAGCGATTCTACATGTCCGGCGGCCCCATCCGACCGCACCGCTCTGGTCGCGGTGGGCCTTTGAGCGGGTTCTCCTCCTGCTCCACGATTCGCAGCTGGCGGCATCGGAGGACGGGCTTCTGCCGGTCCCTCTGGCCAGGGCCGTCCACTGGGGCGGTCGTTACATCGACCGGCCCTTCCGGCTTGCCGATTGGGCGAAGGCGGCCGGGATCTCGGAATCGCGGCTATCCCACCTGGCCAAGGAGCACCTGAGCGAGTCCCTCCAGCGTTATGCGGAGAAGATGAAGCTGCAGCATGCGGCCCAGCTTCTCCGTTTGACCCAGCTGAGGGTCCAGGAAATCGCCACCGCCGTCGGCTACGAGGACCCGTTCTATTTCAGCACGCGTTTCCGTCGGCACTATGGCATCAGCCCGCGGCGCTACCGGAGTTGA
- a CDS encoding sulfatase: MFARSAAVHRPVLCFLIAGLLGAVSGCRTPVQEPGPTRTVADQPPSRPNIIVIFTDDQGYQDLGCFGSPLIQTPRLDQMAAEGLRFTDFHVGASVCSASRACLLTGRYPSRHGTGGVYFPETGGLNPDEVTLAEMLGQAGYASACFGKWHLGDQERFLPTSQGFDVYFGIPYSNDMYIGPNQKLAADARFTGDYDRDATLADQALVRQLTHENTGHEATREAGLHEKVPLMEGDEIIEYPADQATLTRRYFDRAIEFIDQADGTPFFIYLTPAMPHVPLHASTAFRGSSRRGLYGDVVEEIDANVGRLLDHLDQSGLSPSTLVIFTSDNGPWLAKGDAAGSALPLRGGKFSNYEGGIRVPAIARWPGSISAGGVTHAITSTIDLLPTIRRLTGASLPEGTLIDGQDLSPLFRHPASGINRKALFFFDRKSQPVGLRLGDWKYFRYGGSWNPSPADPPELFNLETDLSETTNLAESHPEKVAEMERLLAEFEASLETRHPDNWIPPRP; this comes from the coding sequence ATGTTTGCCCGATCCGCCGCCGTCCATCGACCCGTTCTCTGTTTCCTCATCGCCGGCCTGCTCGGGGCGGTCAGCGGATGCCGCACCCCGGTGCAGGAACCCGGACCCACCCGGACGGTTGCAGACCAACCACCATCACGACCCAACATCATCGTCATCTTCACCGATGACCAGGGCTACCAGGATCTGGGCTGTTTCGGGTCACCACTGATCCAAACGCCCCGTCTGGACCAGATGGCCGCGGAAGGTTTGCGGTTCACCGACTTTCATGTCGGCGCATCGGTCTGCAGCGCTTCGCGGGCCTGCCTCCTGACCGGCCGCTATCCCTCGCGGCATGGAACCGGTGGGGTCTACTTCCCGGAAACCGGAGGACTCAACCCCGACGAGGTGACACTCGCCGAGATGCTCGGCCAGGCAGGCTACGCCTCCGCCTGCTTCGGCAAGTGGCACCTCGGCGATCAGGAACGCTTCCTCCCGACCAGCCAGGGTTTCGATGTCTATTTCGGCATCCCCTACAGCAACGACATGTACATCGGCCCGAACCAGAAGCTCGCCGCTGATGCAAGATTCACCGGAGACTATGACCGGGACGCCACCCTCGCCGATCAGGCCCTGGTCCGACAATTGACCCACGAAAACACGGGTCACGAGGCCACCCGGGAAGCAGGCCTGCATGAGAAGGTTCCGTTAATGGAGGGTGATGAAATAATCGAATACCCGGCCGACCAGGCCACCCTGACCCGCCGCTATTTTGACCGGGCCATCGAGTTTATCGATCAGGCGGACGGAACGCCGTTCTTTATCTATCTCACCCCCGCGATGCCCCACGTGCCCCTCCATGCCTCGACCGCCTTCCGGGGGTCCAGCCGTCGCGGGCTCTATGGTGATGTGGTCGAGGAAATCGACGCCAACGTCGGCCGACTCCTCGACCACCTCGATCAATCCGGTCTGAGCCCGTCAACCCTCGTGATCTTCACCTCAGACAACGGCCCCTGGCTGGCCAAGGGAGACGCCGCCGGATCGGCTCTCCCCCTGCGCGGAGGAAAATTCTCCAACTATGAGGGCGGCATCCGGGTTCCGGCGATCGCCCGATGGCCCGGCAGCATTTCAGCCGGTGGAGTCACCCATGCGATCACCTCGACGATCGATCTCCTGCCAACCATCCGTCGCCTGACCGGAGCATCTCTGCCCGAAGGCACCTTGATCGATGGCCAGGATCTGTCCCCCCTCTTCCGCCATCCCGCCTCCGGCATCAATCGGAAGGCCCTGTTCTTTTTCGACCGAAAGTCCCAACCGGTCGGTCTGCGCCTGGGCGATTGGAAATATTTCCGCTACGGCGGCAGTTGGAACCCTTCCCCTGCGGACCCGCCGGAACTCTTCAACCTGGAAACGGATCTCTCGGAAACCACCAACCTGGCCGAATCCCATCCGGAAAAGGTCGCTGAAATGGAACGTCTGCTTGCGGAGTTCGAAGCATCCCTCGAGACCCGCCATCCGGACAATTGGATCCCGCCTCGACCGTGA
- a CDS encoding family 43 glycosylhydrolase — MAQPEVPEGKLQVVLGGDHADPSIVRDGEDFYLTHSSYDKHPGLKIWHSRNLVDWKPIGYALHRNVGSVWAPDFIKHGDTFFIYFPTSTGDNYVVTAANPAGPWSDPIKLNVSGIDPGHVTAPDGERLIYLNGGKLARLSPDGLTVTADAVKRYDGWPIPQVWDIECFCLESPKLLRRGDYYYLTSAQGGTAGPPTSHMVVTARSRSPQGPWEESPYNPVVHTWSRDEEIWSKGHGTFFDDAAGNWYVIYHGYLRGQLAWGRHVVIETVEWTDDGWPRTHRNPVQEGELSYHNNERIRSDGFEGDRPGRQWQFGGLTAPFDQVTVTGGSMVLQPAGGQIITAQVNPDGKTFEIAIEIEVEGRDTIGGLGIYYSDTHHVGLGLHDGEVVRLINGRTAPEPQSVDQPRHLKVRVRNDVATFYSSADGRSWIKADRSYELSGFQHNSLGGFSYLRPVILARGPGIVRVARFDFVDGR; from the coding sequence ATGGCTCAACCCGAAGTTCCCGAAGGAAAGCTCCAGGTCGTCCTCGGCGGCGACCATGCCGATCCCAGCATTGTGAGGGATGGCGAGGATTTCTACCTCACCCACAGTTCCTACGACAAGCATCCCGGTCTGAAGATCTGGCACTCACGAAACCTGGTGGACTGGAAGCCGATCGGCTACGCCCTCCATCGGAACGTCGGGTCGGTCTGGGCCCCGGACTTCATCAAGCATGGTGACACTTTCTTCATCTACTTCCCGACCTCGACCGGGGACAATTACGTGGTGACCGCCGCCAATCCCGCCGGGCCTTGGTCGGATCCGATCAAACTGAATGTCTCCGGCATTGATCCCGGGCATGTCACCGCACCCGACGGAGAACGCCTGATCTACCTCAACGGAGGCAAACTCGCCCGCCTCTCCCCGGATGGACTCACCGTGACCGCCGATGCCGTCAAACGCTACGACGGGTGGCCCATCCCGCAGGTTTGGGACATTGAGTGCTTCTGCCTCGAGTCGCCCAAACTGCTTCGACGCGGCGACTACTATTACCTGACGTCAGCCCAGGGGGGCACGGCCGGACCGCCCACCAGTCACATGGTGGTCACGGCCCGATCACGCTCTCCGCAAGGGCCGTGGGAGGAAAGTCCCTACAATCCGGTCGTCCACACCTGGAGCCGCGACGAAGAAATCTGGTCGAAGGGTCACGGAACCTTCTTCGATGACGCCGCCGGCAACTGGTATGTCATCTACCACGGCTACCTGCGCGGGCAACTCGCCTGGGGACGTCATGTGGTCATCGAGACGGTCGAATGGACGGACGACGGCTGGCCCCGGACCCACCGGAATCCCGTTCAGGAAGGCGAGCTGTCCTACCACAACAACGAACGCATCCGGTCCGACGGATTTGAGGGCGACCGACCCGGCCGGCAATGGCAGTTCGGCGGCCTGACCGCACCATTTGACCAGGTAACGGTGACCGGCGGCTCCATGGTCCTGCAGCCGGCCGGCGGCCAAATCATCACGGCCCAGGTCAATCCGGACGGGAAGACCTTTGAGATCGCCATAGAAATCGAAGTGGAAGGGCGCGACACGATCGGTGGCCTCGGAATCTACTATTCCGATACCCACCATGTCGGCCTCGGTCTGCACGATGGGGAAGTCGTGCGCTTGATCAACGGCCGAACCGCTCCGGAACCTCAATCCGTCGATCAGCCCCGCCACTTGAAGGTCAGGGTCCGGAATGATGTCGCCACCTTCTACAGCAGCGCGGACGGAAGGTCCTGGATCAAGGCCGATCGGTCGTATGAACTCTCAGGTTTCCAGCACAATTCGCTCGGTGGCTTTTCCTACCTGCGGCCAGTCATTCTGGCGCGGGGTCCCGGAATCGTCCGGGTGGCCCGATTCGACTTCGTTGACGGACGTTAA
- a CDS encoding lactonase family protein: protein MSLSLASTLPADNRTVWISGSGSGIYRSSFDPESGRLSPPELAAEFTSGSWIAFHPSLPVLYSSIREGDGAGVVSFEVGPDAGLTRQSVVFMHAGAPTHLAIRPDGALLATSHYGDGVSGLIGLNPDGSLRSPGLMTPHTLDEPGPHERQGQSRPHFAVFTPDGTRVHQVDLGTNEVWTFQVRVEPLEQTFSHKVRLPAGYGPRHLSFHPSMRFAYVSDELGAKISAFRYDESTAVFAPIEHLDSRDMSVAEPYNNTSHILVHPNGRFVYIGNRGNDSIGVFSIHDEDGRLTLVEAEPARAHWPRNFTIDPSGRWLLVAGARSGTAGVMAIDPETGELTFQLDSVVQVPAPVCLQFR from the coding sequence ATGAGTCTCTCCCTCGCCTCCACCCTTCCCGCCGACAACCGGACCGTTTGGATATCCGGCAGCGGTTCAGGCATCTACCGTTCGTCCTTTGATCCGGAATCCGGTCGTCTCAGTCCGCCGGAATTGGCCGCGGAGTTTACCTCGGGCAGTTGGATTGCCTTTCACCCATCCCTGCCGGTTCTCTATTCCTCGATCCGGGAAGGAGACGGAGCCGGGGTCGTTTCGTTCGAGGTGGGTCCCGATGCGGGACTGACCCGGCAGAGTGTGGTATTCATGCACGCGGGGGCTCCGACCCACCTGGCGATCCGTCCGGATGGTGCCCTGTTGGCCACCTCGCATTACGGGGATGGCGTCAGCGGATTGATAGGCCTCAATCCGGATGGCTCGCTGCGCTCACCCGGCCTGATGACCCCGCATACCCTGGATGAACCCGGACCGCACGAACGGCAGGGCCAGTCGCGGCCTCACTTCGCGGTTTTCACGCCGGACGGAACTAGGGTGCACCAGGTCGATCTGGGCACCAACGAAGTCTGGACGTTTCAGGTGAGGGTGGAACCGCTCGAGCAGACCTTCAGTCACAAGGTACGGTTGCCGGCGGGGTATGGGCCGCGTCACCTGAGTTTTCATCCCTCGATGCGGTTTGCCTATGTCAGTGACGAACTGGGCGCGAAGATCTCTGCCTTCCGTTATGATGAATCGACGGCGGTCTTCGCCCCGATCGAGCATCTGGATTCGCGGGATATGTCGGTCGCCGAGCCTTACAACAACACGTCGCATATCCTCGTGCACCCGAATGGCCGGTTTGTTTATATCGGGAACCGCGGGAATGACTCGATCGGGGTTTTTTCGATCCATGATGAGGATGGCAGGCTGACCCTGGTCGAGGCGGAGCCGGCACGGGCGCACTGGCCCCGGAACTTCACCATCGATCCGAGTGGACGGTGGTTGCTGGTGGCGGGCGCACGATCCGGGACGGCCGGGGTGATGGCGATTGATCCGGAGACCGGCGAACTGACCTTTCAACTGGACAGTGTGGTCCAGGTGCCGGCCCCGGTCTGCCTTCAGTTCCGGTGA
- a CDS encoding phytanoyl-CoA dioxygenase family protein has protein sequence MPESTIRTYELADRAGWLAAYARDGFVRVKGVFSATELDEIEAFFDDYLEDPSGALENNTIPLKVAHRGATLEQVDRTKGQVRCLHPHRTHPDPVNRWYLHENIAAVLDGLFGKPALAAQTMYYYKPPGAKGQGMHQDNFYLLTAPAVCIGAWTAIDDADEENGCLWMAPGSHREGIFCPDKDLTEPWLNYGDTHIAPYPRQHRPVPVPVKRGETLFFHGLIIHGSGPNRTANKWRRTFIGHYCDEATETISEFYHPVLNMQGETVSDIGVHAGGGPCGGEWRGKAH, from the coding sequence ATGCCCGAATCCACCATCAGGACCTACGAACTTGCCGACCGTGCCGGGTGGCTCGCGGCCTACGCCCGCGACGGCTTCGTCCGCGTCAAAGGGGTCTTCTCCGCCACTGAACTCGACGAGATCGAGGCTTTCTTCGACGACTATCTTGAAGACCCGAGCGGCGCCCTGGAAAACAACACCATCCCGCTGAAGGTTGCCCACCGCGGAGCCACCCTCGAACAGGTCGACCGGACCAAGGGACAGGTCCGCTGCCTTCATCCGCACCGCACCCACCCCGATCCCGTCAACCGCTGGTACCTGCACGAGAATATCGCCGCCGTCCTCGACGGCCTCTTCGGCAAACCCGCGCTGGCCGCCCAGACCATGTACTATTACAAGCCGCCCGGGGCCAAGGGACAGGGGATGCACCAGGACAACTTCTATCTCCTGACCGCGCCCGCAGTCTGCATCGGCGCCTGGACGGCCATCGATGATGCCGACGAGGAGAACGGCTGCCTCTGGATGGCGCCCGGTTCCCACCGCGAGGGGATCTTCTGCCCGGACAAGGATCTGACCGAGCCCTGGCTCAACTACGGCGACACCCATATCGCGCCCTATCCCCGGCAACACCGACCCGTCCCCGTCCCGGTCAAACGCGGCGAAACCCTCTTCTTCCACGGGCTGATCATCCACGGTTCCGGTCCCAACCGGACCGCGAACAAGTGGCGCCGCACTTTCATCGGTCATTACTGCGACGAGGCCACGGAGACCATATCCGAATTCTACCACCCCGTCCTCAACATGCAGGGCGAAACCGTCTCCGACATCGGCGTCCACGCCGGCGGCGGTCCCTGCGGCGGCGAGTGGCGCGGCAAGGCGCACTGA
- a CDS encoding AAC(3) family N-acetyltransferase encodes MPPSTLTPTDLIRCLKTLGVHPGDTLLVHSSLRALGPFEGGGEALIDALREVLGPEGLLVVPTHTWDVVNDRQPVWHETLTPSHVGTLTNLLRVRTGAVRSIHPTHSVAALGHRAAAFCAGHETDDSPCSPTSPYGRLLEANGKILLLGVGLNRCTFIHCLEEIAGLGEIWSLTERARRFCIRANGQILPVMARSHKDYKSESYGRAEAELIAAGIVREADLGPARLLLVETEGLAAFLVPRFRENPRYFW; translated from the coding sequence ATGCCCCCTTCCACCCTCACCCCGACCGACCTGATCCGGTGCCTGAAGACCCTCGGCGTCCATCCGGGCGACACTCTGCTCGTTCACAGCTCCCTGCGCGCTCTGGGGCCTTTCGAGGGTGGCGGCGAAGCCCTCATCGATGCCCTGAGGGAGGTTCTCGGTCCGGAGGGCCTCCTGGTCGTGCCGACCCACACCTGGGATGTCGTCAACGACCGCCAACCCGTCTGGCACGAGACCCTGACGCCGTCCCATGTCGGCACCCTGACCAATCTCCTGCGTGTCCGCACCGGGGCGGTCCGCAGCATCCACCCGACCCACAGCGTCGCCGCCCTCGGCCATCGCGCCGCGGCATTCTGTGCGGGTCACGAGACGGACGACTCCCCCTGTTCGCCGACCAGTCCCTACGGCCGCCTGCTTGAGGCCAACGGGAAGATCCTTCTCCTCGGAGTCGGCCTGAACCGTTGCACCTTCATCCACTGCCTGGAGGAAATCGCCGGTCTGGGGGAGATCTGGTCGCTGACCGAAAGGGCCCGTCGTTTCTGCATCCGGGCCAATGGCCAAATCCTTCCCGTCATGGCCCGATCGCACAAAGACTACAAGAGCGAGAGCTACGGCCGGGCGGAGGCCGAGCTGATCGCCGCCGGTATCGTCCGCGAAGCCGACTTGGGTCCGGCCCGCCTGCTGCTGGTCGAAACTGAAGGTCTGGCCGCCTTCCTGGTTCCCCGTTTTCGCGAGAATCCCCGCTATTTCTGGTGA